In the Acomys russatus chromosome 20, mAcoRus1.1, whole genome shotgun sequence genome, GGGAGGTGTGAATGAGACTTtttgctcttctctcctctcacttTGTGAAGTTTAAGCCAGAAGGAAATAGCATTTTGTTTCTCTGGGTTCTAACTAAGCTctctgtaggcacacacacaactatTTCCTCTACTCTTCCCAAACgtcacagtagcacacacctagTACTAAGAAAACAGATATTTCCTTTGTCCgcttggttttttgaaacagggtttctctgtgtagccttggctgtcctgtagaccagtttggccttgaactcacagagttccatcagcctctgtctcccgagtgctgggattaaaggtgtgtgccactacactcagctgaaaatttattttagacCCGAGGAAGCACACCACCAACAAATGTGCTATcatgagagggagaaagagatcttAGGGACCCCATCCCTACAtaagaactataggcaaccaaGGGATGCTAGGAGTGGGAGAAATAACCTTCCCCAGGGATGGTTACTCAGTATCGGGGGtcagctctgaaatcatatacatacaagtaacactaaatgaactcatctggttatatttatatatttaggcatTTATAGACATCTAACAATAACGATTAGAGAAAAAAGattttgtctgtgtatatgtgtaggcaggagggtttctctgtgtagccttggctgtcctggactcactttgtagaccaggctggccttgaactcacagtgatctgcctgactctgctttccaagtactgggattaaaggtatgtacttatttttttgttttgttttgtttttttgagacagggtctctcgcttaTGCACCTGTGgctcctggaactagctttgtaaaATAGACTGGCCttaggctcacagagatccgcctgcctgtttcccaagtgttgggatgaaaggcatgtgtcaccacaccccaaaataatttacttttattttacgtgcattagtgttttgcctacaagcACGACTGTAAGATGTCAGAACCCTTGGAACtggacacttgtgagctgccatgtgggtgctgggaactgaatcctggtcctttggaagagcagcccatgctcttaaccactgagctgtctcttcaacccccttaattttaatgtttttgttttggtttggtttggtttttcgagacaggatctctctgtgtagctttggctgtcctagactcgctttgtagaccaggctggccttgaactcacagcgatccacttgcttttacctccccagtgctgggattaaagacctgtgcttccacacctggcctttaaaataattttttaaaaattaaaattaagaccgggtgtggtggtgcacacctttaatcccagcacacaccacacacacacacacacacacacacacacacatacacacacacacacagacgcgcacacacacacaagaaaataattaaattcataaataaagaCAGCAACAGGCAAACCTAGAAAAACTTCCCTCCTGTTTACACATTTTCAGGGCTACccatggaggcagagacacgGAAGCATGTCTGGCctcagaaagaagacagaagttgCCAGAATGCTCCTAAGAAATgtaaatggagggagagagggagaggagaggagaggagagagaggacgggagggagggagggagggagggagggagagagagagagagagagagagagagagagagagagagagatggctcagcagttaagaacacttactgcccttgaagaagacccaagttcaattcccagtacccacagaacatctcacaaccatctgtaattccagttttagaGGATCTATGCCTTCTTCTAACCTCTGTGGGttcctgcatgcacacagtacatatacctacacacaggcaggtacacacacacacacgggaggaaggaaggaaagaaggaaggaaggaaggaaggaggcaaggaaggaaggaaagtagatGAGAACATAAACCTTAAAAGAAATTGGATTACAGgccagaaaataattttaattcgaGTAGACTGGGCTAGTCTACTTCATTACTTCCTTAAGTCTTAATAGAGCATCTATTGACTCATTCATGTGTTTCTGAGGAGGAGCAAGAGCAGGGCAATTGTCTAGAGTGGCTTCCAAGTGGGAAGGAGTCTCTCTTGGGTGGACATTGCTTCTGGATCTAGAGAATTTCATATCCTTTAGAGCTGGGAGCAGACATGAAGGCCGATAACTTCTACGTGGTCTGCTGCCTTTACCGATCACATCTCGTCTCTTCCTCATGGTCACTGGATGGACCCTGTTGACTCAAGGTCGCTTTTAAAGAATCTGAAAAGCACATTTGTATGAGGAAGGGTAAGCGTGGTGGGGGCTAGCTGGGAAAGCAGCAGCAGCGGAAGAGCCTGCATCTTTGCTCATGACTTTAGCCTTTCTGGCTAAGGAACCAGAGCCTGAAAACAAGAttaagaggtggggaggggggagtggaggggagcggaggggaggggaggggaggggaagagaggggaggggaggggaggagtgcaGGTAGATGAatttggggaaaggaaagaacagcTATAATGTACCTTTTCCATTGAGGGGCAGCCTTTGCTATTATTCATGTTGATGTTCTTCATGGAGATGAGTGTGATGCTGTCTTTCTCTCCATTAGCTGTGGAACAGCTGGGAACGGAAGGAGTCAGGGTTatagagaggagaggacagagcaaTGAGGTGTCAAGGGACCGTGGGGGCACTCATAATAATATGAGAATGTGCTCTGAGACTGGTAATTAAACCtggtttatttctgttcttttctaagtTGGGTTGGTGGTATGCAACTATAAGCCCAGCAGAGTTGGTGGTGTAGAACTATAAGCCCAGCAGGATTGGTAGTGTGCTACTATAAGCCCAGCAGGGTTGGTGGTGTACAactataagcccagcacttggtaggtaaGAGGTAGAAAGATAGGGAGTTTAGTGTCATCCTCACTTATATAGTGAGCTCAAAGGCAGCCTGAGTTCTGTGAGACCTTCTGTCAATAGAACATAAcaagataaagcaaaaaaaaaaaaaaaaaaaatctgtttttcttatCTGGTTGCTTGATCTTGACCAAGTAACAACCTGTCATGCTTCAGCTTCCAAAGCATGTTTCACGCTTCAGGGGGAAAAATGCTATAAAAATTTGAGATAATATCACAACTTGTATGCCATTGCATATGGTACAAGGTAGGTTtcggtttgggttttggttttagttttggtctcccaagacagtttctctgtgtattcctggctgtcctggaattcactgtgagAACCAgtctggccatgaactcagaaatctgacTGCCTTTACTTCCttagtacagggattaaaggcaggtaccaccacCAGACATCAgagtagggtttttgtttttgttttgttttttggtttttggttttttcaaacagggtttctctgtgtaacagctctggctgtcctggaattcactctgtagaccaggctggccttgaactcacagagatagattcacctgtctctgtctcccaaatgctgggattaaaagtgtgttccATCACCAGCCCAGAGTAGGTTTTCAACGAGTTTCTCCAATTTAGAAGGGATGTATCTTATATCAGAATCTGCATTCTCATGCAGAGGAAACAGACGCAGAGCCCAGGTACCGAGGAACCTCACATATCTCTGCTCCCCTAAGCCTGCCAGCCTGCCCCCAGCTTCAGTGAAAACCAGATGATTGTGGGACATATGTCTGCAAATGGTGTGGATGGGTGtggtatgtggggggggggagcgtgtgtgtgtgtgtgtgtgtgtgtgtgtgtgtgtgtgtgttcctgtgtgtgcatgcatgtgtatgtacagaaggcagaaagagttgttttctTCTTGGCATAGAGGGGTTTGGGATCAGATAGAAGATTCCTTTCATAAACATCTAAAGTCTTACCTTTCAGATAGCCCTGAGCTCCCTGGTTTCTGCGGATCTGTAAAATCCCAAGGACACAGATTAGGGTTCTACACTCAGATGTCCAGCCTTCCCGTTAAGAGTCCACGCAAGCCCGCCTCCCCAGGTCATCAAGGGGCGCTTCTGTCCACTGCTTCCCCTGGCCCAGCTGTCATCAGCCTGAGCCCCCTGCTCCTGCTCCCTCAGCATAAGGGTCAAGGAGCCCAGGTGGAGACAATCACCTTCAGAATCCTTGTTCTTCCGACACTTAAACCTCAGACTGACCACAGCGACTAGGACGCTCACTACAACCACTAGGATGACAATGAAGCTGATAACACctgagcagggaagagacagggacaggcaaGAAGAGAAGGGACAATAAGGATGAGTCTAGAGTTCCCTTCCCAGGTaagtgctagtgtgtgtgtgtgtgtgtgtgtgtgtgtgtgtgtgtgtgtgtgtgtgtgtgtgtgtgtgtgtgtgtgtgtacgcgtgcgcgTAATATATATTCGCTCTGAGAGTGAAGTGGATTCTGCTTCTCTTTTGGAAAAATGAGTAGTCTGTTAGCTGGTACCCCTAACCATGGTGGATTACTTAGGCCAGCCCCATCACCCACAAGAATCTGGAGCCCAAGAGAGTTAAAAAGAGCTGGCCAGAAGGCCAGCAAAGACATCTTTTATCAGGGCTTTACTCATCAGCAAGTCCATCCTGAATTTGAGATTTGAACTTGTGTTCCTAAATAGAGTCTAAGTGAGTCCTGAGGTGGAGTCCCGCCTCCTGCTCCATCCTCCCTGCCATCTCTCACCAAAGGCAGCCACGGTTAGCACTGACTCTGATGCAGGGCTAGGCAGGATGGTCACAGCATCCCTTGTCAGCAGGCTGGTGGTTACTGGACTAGGAGTAGCATTCAGAGAGTCTCCTGAAACAGAGTGGGTGTCAGTGCACCAGTGAAGGGGACAGGCAGGAACTGGCAAAGAGAATCCGTTTCTTTCCTGATGCCCTGAGGTAAGACCCTACAGCGAGCTAACAGCCCATGGGAAAGGACTTCCTTTCTGCCACTGATGAGACCCctgaagacagaggctggagagcttCCATCTCTACGTTTAAGATGCTTCTCACCACCACGTGGTAcccagaagaaaggatttatgCTGCAGAAATGGGGAAACCATTTACATTCTGCCAACAGttgaagatggaggaaagaagacGTTGACCTAAAGAGCCAGGGTGCCCCAGGTAAGGGGCAGAGATTTCCAGCCTTCTTAAAATGGTATTGGGCTGGCTAAAtaaatggctcaacaggtaaaggtgcttgccaccaacgCTGGTTGCCTGGGCTCAGTCCCTATGAAATACATTATAGATGGATAGAATCAATGTCCCGTTTCTCTTCCCTTGCACAGACCACATACTTCACACCTAATTGCTGtcctattttcttctctataCTCACTTCCTGAATAAGCCTTGGAGTGTAAAATGTCCAAGGGCCAGAAGATGATTTGAAAGAAAGGGTTATAGACATGTGCACTGCTCCCTTTGCTGGGAACGCACGTTGGACATacctcccctgctgctgctgctgccactgccgccgctgccactgctgcttTCTGGGGCCCCTGGGCCTGTACCTGAAGCAAATGGCCAAAATGGAGGGTCCCCATCCCTCTCAGCTTTTCCCAGCATCTATTTGGGAGCCCctttcccatttcccttccctggtCATGCTTTTCTCAGCCCCAAATTCAGGATTAGTTAACCTTCACTGTGACCAGGCCCGACTGCCTGTTTCTGCTTTGCCCCAAGGCTTTCTTGTAATTTCTCAAACTGAGGTACCACTGATGTAGCTTCTAGACTTAAGAACCTCCATTCCatatgggcagtggtggcgtatgcctttaatcccagcactgaggaggcagaggcaggtggatctctgtgggttgcaggccaacctggtctacagagtgattccaggatagccaaggcaacacacagagaaaccctgcctcaaaaaaataaaaaacaagcactcaggaggcagaggcaggtggatctctgtgagttcgaggccagcctggtctacaaaacgagcccagggtagccaaggctacacatagagaccctgtcttgaaaaaccaaaaaaataaaaacaaacaaacaaacagaacctcaACCCCAGAACTGAGGCCACCTGACTAAAGGAAGAAGGAGCCCATTGAGACATAGCTAGGGTCCATcatttcctgcctgcctgccctgggtTACTCACCAGGTCCCAGCATGTGCTTCTGTGCCTGGAAGGACATCTGTGCAGGCAAAGAAAGGGAGTGATTACCCATGGTGCTTGACCTCGGCGTCACAGGCTGACTGGGTACAAGGGAGCCTTGAGAAGTCTTCCGTAGAATTTCTGTGGATTAGGGAGCATACATGACCTGCTCTGAGAATCATTCAGAATATGCACAAGGAGCGCTCCTTACTTCACACTgtcctgtctttctgtttcttttcttgtgtgcGTGGTGCTGGTGCTTGAACCCAAGACTTCTTTCAATCGGCAAGCACCATAGCCCTGAGCTGCggccccagccctcctcctcgTCACTGCCTTCAGGCCCAGAGGGACCTGTCCTCCAGCTCAGCTCTGACCCTTGGTCTTTGCAGTTTGCCCTGCTGGGAACAcatctttccctccttccacccccCACAGTCTCCACTTGTTCATCTCATTCCTCCATGGGCACAGTTCTTGAGGCCACCGCCTGTGGGAAAGACACATGGAGCTCAAGTCTGAAGTAGCTGACATTTGGGTGGGTCCTGTGATGCCCATCCCTGCTGGCCTGCCTTAGAATCACCAGTGTGAGGCGCTATTTGCCTGTCCCTCCTGCCACAGGTCTACATCCTCCGGCAGAGGCAAAACTGTGTCCCACTCCTCCTGGGCCCTCTCTGGGCACCATTTGCAGTCTCCATGGCTGAGTACCTGGTGTAATGGTGCTAAACAGAGACCTTGCACTGCCAGGCTCTAAGGAAGATTTGTCTCCCGCAAGGACAGAAGCAGatgaggagaggaagtggggcagGACTGCTGATGCCATACCCGCTGCCCATCTGAGCACCCTAAGCAGTCCTGAATGGCTGGTGGGAGGGTAGAGGTGAGCTTCTCAGCAATCGCACTCAGTCACTCACCTGAGCTGAGAGAAACTGGCTGGGGGCTCCGACTCCTGAAAGGCCCTGAAACACAGCATGTAAGGGGTCTGGTACCCATGTCCTCCAATGGTCCTGtgcccttctcttcttctctgatgctagtttgttgttgttgtttacttgttttgtttttctctttccctttcctcctctatcTCTGACTATTCATCTCTTCCCTCTTCAAGGCATGTTAGACTAGACCAGTTGAATGGCCCCAGAGACCTCTGGCCCAAGCTCCCGTCACCTGCAGTCAGTGAAAAAGAGACCAGAGCTCCCTCCTCTAATACCTTCCTAAGCTTTTAGGCACAGACGCTGGTGCGGGCACCAAATCTTACCCTGAGAGATCTGAGTCGTCGTAGGCTGAGAGCTGTAGCctgtgagagaaaacaaaaaacacgtaGGCTATGatggcacggtggcacatgcctttaatcccagcagaggtaggcatagctctttgagttcaaggccagcctggtctacatagtgagctccaggacaaccagggctactgtggagagagatcctgtctcaaaaacaaaaaacaaacaaacaaaccacgccgggcatggtggtgtatacctttagtcccagcactcaggtagacagaggcaggctgatctctcagttcgaggccagcctggtctacaaagcgagtcctggacagtcaagggtacacagagaaaccttgtctcggggaaaaaaaaaaaaaaaaaaaaaaactaagcagagCCCATGAGGGAAACTAGGCCTCTTGCTGTCCAAACCCCCATGCTAGAAGGTAGGGACACTTGGTAGAGGATTAAATGGCCTGTCACCATCACCTCGTGGCTCAGAGTCCAGAGTCTTCTACTGTGTCTTCAATCATAGGTATCTCACCACCCTAACACAAGTCTAGGGGATGGTTACTTAATCTAGTGACACATCTGGACAAACACCCAGAACTCTAGGTCTCTGGGCCTATGCACTACTAACCCACTTGTTTCCCCCTGTGATGGCTGCCATTTTGGCTCCAATccaaggggaaaggagggaaagggaaggtaaATGAATCGGGGTAGGGTTTAGGGCTTATAGTgagtctgtctctccctccctccctccctccctccatccatctctccttccttctatccttcctttctcctttcctcccttcctctccctccctccctctgcctccctcccccaccagaggcagaggcatgcacaGGAAACAAGTTCTGAGGTATATCCAGAAGGAGAGGAAGCTCTGAGAACTGATTGGTTGGTTCACTCTCAGAGGCCAGTTAAGAAATGGTTGTTCTGGGCCAAATCCAGGGAGGAGGTTACCAGCAGTTACTAGTTAGAGCCCTTGTTGGCTATTCTGTTTGTACTCATGTGTCTGTGGGCCTCTGCGTGGATATGTGCATGCTTtagtggggggtagggggtgggaccTGGAAGGTCAGGTTATGTTTGCTCACTTTCCACAATGAAATCATTCTTGAAACCCATGAACAATGTGAAAGGAAAACAACATAGGGAAATGGAGCCACCCATCTGGAGCCGCTCCCTCCACACGGGCTAGATGAGGCTGCTGAGCTGACTCCGCCGTTTCCTTGCCTTCTCTTCATTAGGGAAGCATCAGAACCAGGCCCCGGAAGGACTGAGGCAGCTAAATTTCAGGAGCCTGCCCTAGGCTGTGGCAGCcggctggtttgtttgttttccttaaggCCTATGTTCCTCCATGGGAGCTATCACATGGGTAATGTGGAACCGTTTCCGAGCCAACGCTTACCCAACCCTGAGATCAAGATCTCTGACATCTCTGCTCAGCTGTGGGTAGAGATCCCAGAAGGAAGCAACAGGGCTCACAGGAACCCCAGGCTAGGGAAAATCCTTCCTAGCAAGGGATGAGCCTGGGCTAACCCTTTCCATCCAACACTTCTGAAGACAGCTGCTTCCTCTTCaagcacattatatatatatcatcttgGTTCTGGGAGGACAGGAAGTCAGAGTGCACCTGCCTTTCTACATAGATCTAGAAAACGATCTACAAGTTTTTGAGGAATTCCCATGGCACAAGCATCAAGCCTTAAAGGCCTGCACTCTATTTGCCACCTACCCCACTCCTCCCAATCCGTCACCTGTAGTCTGCTGTGAGCAGAGGAGGGACTTGAGGGGTGTGTTTCTGTAGGCCCAGTGCCTCTGACCAGGGGATTACAGATATCCAAATAGCCATAGCCAAAGAATTTCTAATTTTCCTGACTCCACTTCCCAATCCCTATCTGCTTAATTAACTTCCTTCCAACCTAACCCCACCCGTGCCCCTGTTTTCCTCTGCGGCAGAGTTTAGTGCTGAGAAGCATGGCTTTGcgggactggggatgtagctcagtggtagagcccttacctagcatgtgtgaggtcctggagTCAATTCCAGCACCacaagaggggggtggggggggcagaaaGCAGGATTTGAAGATCTGGCTTCACTCGCTGTCTGCGTTGGACCTGGGTTTTCTGAAGTGTGAGAGGCTAGAGGTATAATTGTATATAAGCCCTAGATTGGATGTTCAgcatcataacacacacacacacacacacacacacacacacacacacacagagagagagagagagagagagagagagagagagagagagagagagagagagagatcctcatAAATTgttgaaaaggaaggaacataTGAAGCCCACAGCCCCTGACAACTATTGCTTAGCCGGTGccagacatttaaaattttgccCCATTCTCTTGATTTCTCCAAATCTAAAGACTGGctgactctttttgttttgttttgttttgttttgttttgttttgtttgagacagggtttctctgtgttagccttgactgtcctggactcactttgtagaccaggctggcctcgaactcacagcgatctgcctgcctctgcctcccgagtgctgggattaaaggcatgcaccaccacgcctggctatcaTAGTCAAGCCCTCTGTTGGCATGAATTTGTCCCCAGACTCAGCCTCAGCCACCAAAATGAGACAGACAACTGCTTAGAGATTTTGGGCAAGTCAGAGTGACAAGTCAGGGTGACAAGGAGTTAGAGAAAGCCTAGGCCAGCAACTGGAAGGACTGTGCATTTGGAAGACCTGCGGATCCCCTCAGAAATCTCCTCACCTTAAGCTCTGACTCTGCCCTGTGTGGGCTGATGGGTAGGAAGGGGTACCATCTTTGACCCCAGCCCATGGGCTTCTAGAGAAACGTCTTGCTTTGGCAGGAGGCAATGTTTTCTGGAACACAGGCCTTTTCACCTAAGCACCCTGGCCCATCTTCCTGCTGCTTGGAGTACAGCCTGGGACATCCTCCACAAaggatggggagggggcgggggttaGTGACAAAGGGAAGTTGCTGCCTTGTGAATCAGAGCATCCTGGACTTCTCATGGTTCCCAGCAGTGACTCCCTAATGAGAGAACCCTGCCTCAAGACCCCGCTCCTGACACTGCCAGCGATATCCGAGAAGCATTATTTCAATCACCTCACCGGAGGCCATCGCATCCAGCCCCTGGGCTGTGTATATCCTCCTCGGTAAAGACTTCTTTGTATTTAACCAGAAGCCCTCTTGCTGTGATTTGAGATTAAA is a window encoding:
- the Ecscr gene encoding endothelial cell-specific chemotaxis regulator, whose translation is MGTNGAMRLGSAILGLLLLQGYSSQPTTTQISQEILRKTSQGSLVPSQPVTPRSSTMGNHSLSLPAQMSFQAQKHMLGPGTGPGAPESSSGSGGSGSSSSRGGDSLNATPSPVTTSLLTRDAVTILPSPASESVLTVAAFGVISFIVILVVVVSVLVAVVSLRFKCRKNKDSEDPQKPGSSGLSESCSTANGEKDSITLISMKNINMNNSKGCPSMEKIL